One window of the Klebsiella oxytoca genome contains the following:
- a CDS encoding TIGR04211 family SH3 domain-containing protein, translating to MPKLRLITLTLLALSAATAVHAEEKRYVSDELNTWVRSGPGDNYRLVGTINAGEEVAVLQTNDSTSYAQVRDSSGRTAWIPLKELSNEPSLRTRVPDLENQVKTLTDKLNNIDTTWNQRTADMQKKVAGSDAVINGLKEENQKLKNELVVAQKKVNAANLQLDDKQRTIIMQWFMYGGGVLGVGLILGLVLPHLVPSRKRKDRWMN from the coding sequence ATGCCAAAATTACGCCTTATTACATTGACTTTGCTGGCGCTGAGCGCCGCCACGGCGGTTCACGCGGAAGAAAAGCGTTACGTTTCAGATGAACTGAATACCTGGGTTCGCAGCGGTCCGGGTGATAACTATCGCCTTGTCGGAACCATCAACGCCGGGGAAGAAGTCGCCGTGCTGCAGACCAACGACAGCACGAGCTATGCTCAGGTACGCGACAGCAGCGGCCGTACTGCCTGGATCCCACTGAAAGAGCTGAGCAACGAGCCCAGCCTGCGCACCCGCGTACCGGATCTGGAAAACCAGGTCAAAACCCTGACCGATAAACTGAACAACATAGATACCACCTGGAACCAGCGCACGGCGGACATGCAGAAGAAGGTTGCTGGTAGCGATGCCGTCATCAACGGCCTGAAAGAAGAGAACCAAAAGCTGAAAAACGAGCTGGTTGTCGCACAGAAGAAGGTCAATGCCGCTAATCTGCAGCTTGATGACAAACAGCGCACCATTATCATGCAGTGGTTTATGTACGGCGGCGGCGTGCTTGGCGTCGGCCTGATTCTCGGTCTGGTGCTGCCGCACCTGGTGCCGAGCCGTAAACGCAAAGACCGTTGGATGAACTAA
- a CDS encoding multifunctional CCA addition/repair protein, which yields MKVYLVGGAVRDALLRLPVKDKDWVVVGATPQQLLDAGYQQVGRDFPVFLHPQSREEYALARTERKSGAGYTGFTCYAAADVTLEQDLLRRDLTINALAQDADGEIIDPYGGQADLRQRLLRHVSPAFSEDPLRVLRVARFAARYAHLGFRIADETMTLMRTMTDAGELAHLTPERVWKETESALTTRNPQVFFQTLRDCRALKVLFPEVDALYGVPAPAKWHPEIDTGLHTLMTVTMAAMLSPEVDVRFATLCHDLGKGLTPKELWPRHHGHGPAGVKLVEQLCNRLRVPNDLRDLAKLVAEFHDLIHTLPMLQPKTLVKLFDNIDAWRKPQRVRQIALTSEADVRGRTGFEARDYPQGRLLLEAWDVARAVSTKEVVAEGFQGIEIREELTRRRIQAVAEWKEKRCPQPQD from the coding sequence GTGAAGGTTTATCTGGTCGGTGGTGCAGTGCGGGATGCGTTATTAAGACTACCGGTTAAGGATAAAGATTGGGTTGTGGTGGGTGCCACGCCTCAGCAGCTTCTCGACGCGGGCTACCAGCAGGTAGGCCGCGATTTTCCCGTGTTCCTTCATCCGCAAAGCCGCGAAGAGTATGCCCTGGCGCGTACCGAGCGAAAATCCGGGGCCGGCTATACCGGCTTTACCTGCTATGCCGCTGCCGACGTCACTCTTGAACAAGATCTGCTGCGTCGCGATTTGACCATCAACGCGCTGGCCCAGGACGCCGATGGTGAGATTATCGATCCCTACGGCGGCCAGGCCGATTTACGCCAGCGTCTGCTGCGCCACGTTTCGCCCGCCTTCAGCGAAGACCCGTTACGCGTTCTGCGCGTGGCGCGGTTTGCCGCCCGCTACGCGCATCTGGGATTCCGCATCGCCGATGAAACCATGACGCTGATGCGCACGATGACCGATGCCGGTGAGCTTGCGCACCTTACGCCCGAGCGGGTGTGGAAAGAGACGGAAAGCGCCCTTACCACCCGCAACCCGCAGGTTTTCTTCCAGACCTTACGCGACTGCCGTGCGCTCAAGGTGCTATTCCCGGAAGTCGACGCTCTTTATGGCGTACCGGCTCCGGCAAAATGGCATCCGGAAATTGATACCGGGCTGCACACTCTGATGACCGTCACCATGGCAGCGATGCTTTCACCGGAAGTCGACGTGCGTTTCGCGACGCTATGTCACGACCTGGGGAAAGGATTGACGCCGAAGGAGCTCTGGCCGCGTCACCATGGCCACGGTCCGGCAGGCGTAAAGCTGGTCGAACAGCTTTGCAACCGGCTGCGGGTACCAAACGATCTCCGCGACCTGGCAAAACTGGTCGCTGAATTTCACGATCTGATCCACACCCTACCCATGCTGCAGCCCAAAACGCTGGTTAAGCTGTTCGATAATATCGATGCCTGGCGCAAGCCACAGCGGGTCAGGCAAATTGCCTTAACCAGCGAAGCCGACGTGCGCGGACGTACCGGCTTCGAAGCCCGCGATTACCCTCAGGGACGCCTGCTGCTGGAAGCCTGGGATGTGGCCCGGGCGGTCTCAACAAAAGAGGTTGTTGCGGAAGGTTTTCAGGGAATTGAGATTCGTGAAGAGCTGACGCGTCGGCGGATTCAGGCCGTCGCAGAGTGGAAAGAAAAGCGTTGCCCTCAGCCACAGGACTGA
- the bacA gene encoding undecaprenyl-diphosphate phosphatase: protein MSDIHSLLVAAILGVVEGLTEFLPVSSTGHMIIVGHLLGFEGDTANTFEVVIQLGSILAVVVMFWRRLFGLIGIHFGKKPVHEGEGSGRLSLIHILLGMIPAVVLGLIFHDSIKSLFNPINVMYALIVGGVLLIAAEVLKPKQPRAVGIDDMTYRQAFVIGCFQCLALWPGFSRSGATISGGMLMGVSRYAASEFSFLLAVPMMMGATVLDMYKSIGFLSASDIPMFAVGFVTAFIVALIAIKTFLQLIKRISFIPFAIYRFIVAAAVYVVFF, encoded by the coding sequence ATGAGCGATATACACTCGCTGCTGGTGGCGGCAATATTGGGTGTGGTGGAAGGTTTAACAGAATTTTTACCTGTTTCCAGTACTGGCCATATGATTATTGTCGGGCATCTGCTGGGTTTTGAAGGCGATACCGCAAATACTTTTGAAGTAGTGATTCAGCTGGGTTCGATTCTCGCGGTTGTGGTGATGTTCTGGCGCCGCCTGTTCGGTCTTATTGGTATTCATTTTGGTAAAAAACCTGTTCATGAAGGCGAAGGCAGCGGCCGTCTGTCGCTTATCCATATTCTTTTAGGAATGATCCCGGCGGTGGTGCTGGGGCTGATTTTCCACGACTCCATCAAGTCTCTGTTCAATCCGATAAACGTGATGTATGCGCTGATTGTGGGCGGCGTGCTGCTGATCGCGGCGGAAGTGCTGAAGCCAAAACAGCCGCGCGCGGTGGGCATAGATGATATGACCTATCGTCAGGCGTTCGTGATTGGCTGCTTCCAGTGCCTGGCGCTGTGGCCGGGATTCTCGCGCTCCGGGGCAACAATTTCCGGTGGGATGCTGATGGGCGTGAGCCGCTATGCGGCCTCTGAGTTCTCTTTCCTGCTGGCGGTGCCGATGATGATGGGCGCAACCGTGCTGGATATGTACAAGAGCATTGGGTTCCTGAGCGCCAGCGATATTCCGATGTTTGCCGTCGGTTTTGTCACGGCGTTTATCGTTGCGCTGATTGCGATTAAAACCTTCCTGCAGCTGATTAAACGTATTTCGTTTATCCCGTTCGCCATTTACCGTTTTATCGTGGCGGCAGCGGTTTACGTGGTCTTCTTCTAA
- the folB gene encoding bifunctional dihydroneopterin aldolase/7,8-dihydroneopterin epimerase produces the protein MDIVFIEQLSVITTIGVYDWEQTIEQKLVFDIEMAWDNRKAAASDDVSDCLSYADISELVINHVEGGRFALVERVAEEIADLLLENFQSPWVRIKVSKPGAVARAANVGVIIERGLNLKQNFSGHTR, from the coding sequence ATGGATATTGTATTTATAGAGCAACTTTCGGTAATCACCACTATTGGGGTTTACGACTGGGAACAAACCATTGAACAGAAGCTGGTGTTCGATATCGAAATGGCGTGGGATAACCGCAAAGCGGCAGCCAGCGATGATGTCAGCGATTGTCTCAGCTATGCCGATATCAGCGAGCTGGTTATCAACCACGTCGAGGGCGGGCGCTTTGCGTTGGTAGAGCGCGTGGCGGAAGAAATTGCCGACCTGCTGCTGGAAAATTTTCAATCTCCATGGGTTCGTATTAAAGTCAGCAAGCCTGGCGCAGTAGCCCGGGCGGCCAACGTTGGCGTCATTATTGAACGTGGCCTTAATCTGAAACAAAACTTTTCAGGTCATACTCGTTAA
- the plsY gene encoding glycerol-3-phosphate 1-O-acyltransferase PlsY: protein MSAIAPGLVILAYLCGSISSAILVCRLAGLPDPRDSGSGNPGATNVLRIGGKGAAVAVLIFDVLKGMLPVWGAWALGLTPFWLGLVAIAACVGHIWPVFFHFRGGKGVATAFGAIAPIGWDLTGVMAGTWLLTILLSGYSSLGAIVSALIAPFYVWWFKPQYTFPVSMLSCLILLRHHDNIQRLWRRQETRIWTRFKKKNKTPEQK from the coding sequence ATGAGTGCAATCGCGCCAGGACTGGTTATCCTCGCCTACCTCTGCGGCTCAATCTCCAGCGCCATTCTTGTTTGCCGTCTCGCTGGCCTTCCTGACCCCCGAGACAGCGGTTCCGGCAATCCAGGGGCGACTAACGTCCTGCGAATTGGCGGTAAGGGCGCAGCCGTAGCGGTACTTATTTTTGACGTCCTGAAAGGCATGCTGCCGGTGTGGGGGGCATGGGCATTAGGCCTGACGCCGTTCTGGCTCGGTCTGGTGGCGATTGCCGCCTGCGTCGGCCATATCTGGCCTGTGTTCTTTCATTTTCGCGGCGGTAAAGGCGTGGCTACTGCCTTCGGCGCGATTGCGCCTATTGGCTGGGATCTTACCGGCGTGATGGCCGGGACCTGGCTGCTCACTATTCTGCTCAGCGGCTACTCCTCGCTGGGGGCGATCGTCAGCGCGCTGATTGCGCCATTTTATGTCTGGTGGTTCAAACCGCAGTATACTTTCCCGGTATCGATGCTTTCATGCCTGATTCTGCTACGCCATCACGACAACATTCAGCGTCTGTGGCGGCGCCAGGAAACCCGTATCTGGACTCGTTTCAAAAAGAAGAACAAAACGCCGGAGCAGAAATAA
- a CDS encoding urease accessory protein UreD, translating into MHGTVLPQNKKGWQATLDLQFQLLGGKTTLASRRHVGPLTVQRPFYPEEGICHLYLLHPPGGIVGGDELAISATIEPGCHTLITMPGASKFYRSSGAQARLQQTMTLAENSTLEWLPQDAIFFPGANAALHTVFHLTSSSTLLAWDLLCLGRPVIGESFSHGALTNRLEVWIDGSPLLIERLSLADGELACVAQQPWVGTMLFYPANETLLEGVREKLTPLANYAGATLTDGLLTVRFLSDDNLLCQRVMRDIWQFMRPHLTGKTPLTPRIWLT; encoded by the coding sequence TTGCACGGCACCGTGTTACCACAGAATAAAAAAGGCTGGCAGGCCACGCTGGACCTGCAGTTCCAGCTTCTCGGCGGGAAAACCACGCTCGCCTCTCGTCGTCATGTCGGTCCCCTCACCGTTCAGCGCCCGTTTTATCCCGAAGAAGGGATCTGCCACCTCTATCTGCTTCATCCGCCCGGCGGTATCGTCGGCGGCGATGAACTGGCCATCAGCGCCACGATTGAGCCTGGTTGCCATACTCTGATCACCATGCCCGGCGCCAGCAAGTTTTATCGCAGCAGCGGCGCGCAGGCGCGGCTTCAACAAACCATGACGCTGGCCGAAAACTCGACGCTCGAGTGGCTGCCGCAGGATGCGATCTTCTTTCCCGGCGCCAACGCCGCTTTGCACACCGTGTTTCACCTCACCTCCTCCAGCACGCTGCTGGCCTGGGACCTGCTGTGTCTTGGCCGTCCGGTCATCGGCGAATCCTTTAGCCACGGCGCGCTCACCAATCGGCTGGAAGTGTGGATCGACGGCTCTCCGCTGCTGATTGAGCGCCTGAGCCTGGCCGATGGAGAGCTGGCCTGCGTCGCGCAGCAGCCGTGGGTGGGAACGATGCTGTTCTACCCGGCGAACGAAACGCTACTGGAAGGCGTACGCGAAAAGCTTACGCCGCTGGCAAACTACGCCGGCGCCACGCTCACCGACGGCTTGCTGACGGTACGCTTTTTAAGTGATGACAATCTGCTTTGCCAGCGGGTAATGCGTGATATCTGGCAGTTTATGCGCCCGCATCTGACCGGCAAAACTCCGCTAACTCCCCGAATCTGGTTGACTTAA
- a CDS encoding urease subunit gamma, which translates to MELTPREKDKLLLFTAALVAERRLARGLKLNYPESVALISAFIMEGARDGRSVAELMEEGRHVLSREQVMEGVPEMIPDIQVEATFPDGSKLVTVHNPII; encoded by the coding sequence ATGGAACTGACACCCAGAGAAAAAGACAAGCTGTTGCTGTTTACCGCCGCGCTGGTGGCGGAGCGTCGCCTGGCCCGCGGGCTGAAGCTGAACTATCCCGAATCCGTGGCCCTGATTAGCGCCTTTATTATGGAAGGCGCACGCGATGGCAGAAGCGTCGCAGAGCTAATGGAAGAAGGGCGCCACGTCCTCAGCCGCGAGCAGGTCATGGAAGGCGTGCCGGAAATGATCCCCGATATCCAGGTCGAAGCCACCTTTCCCGACGGCTCGAAGCTGGTTACCGTCCATAACCCGATAATCTGA
- a CDS encoding urease subunit beta, whose protein sequence is MIPGEYQVKPGQIALNVGRATCCIIVENHGDRPIQVGSHYHFAEVNPALKFDRQQATGYRLNIAAGTAVRFEPGQKREVELVALAGARVVHGFRGEIMGELEANDE, encoded by the coding sequence ATGATCCCAGGAGAATATCAGGTTAAACCGGGCCAGATAGCGCTTAACGTCGGCCGGGCTACCTGCTGCATTATCGTTGAAAATCACGGCGACCGGCCGATTCAGGTCGGTTCCCATTATCACTTCGCCGAGGTCAACCCGGCGCTGAAGTTCGATCGCCAGCAAGCGACGGGCTATCGCCTGAATATCGCCGCCGGAACCGCAGTGCGCTTCGAGCCGGGCCAAAAGCGCGAGGTGGAACTGGTAGCGCTGGCCGGAGCCCGCGTAGTGCACGGTTTTCGCGGCGAAATAATGGGTGAGCTGGAGGCAAATGATGAGTGA